In Natronomonas halophila, one DNA window encodes the following:
- a CDS encoding DUF502 domain-containing protein: protein MPSSPSDIEAAEKVMSERPDPKEVLRRSFISGLAILLPLVVTLLVISFVISFIANALSPFVGAVQQTPLFGTDSDSLILSLTIVIFLMLVIAIGLVAEYGSESGRMSSQFDAFMESVPGIGSVYTSFNEMSDLLLDSDTDSFQDVKLVEYPGEDSYVVAFKTAETPQVVAEDTGNEDMITLFMPMAPNPVMGGFVIHVSQERVVDVDLTVEQGIRSIVTSGVVFGDESDDLADLDEEQLRQLSNVNTIDDIKGSNLGENRTSDSPTSEDR from the coding sequence ATGCCGTCTTCGCCGTCCGATATCGAGGCCGCCGAGAAGGTCATGTCGGAGCGTCCGGACCCCAAGGAGGTCCTCAGACGGTCGTTCATATCGGGGTTGGCCATCCTCCTGCCGCTCGTCGTCACGCTTCTGGTCATCTCCTTTGTCATCAGCTTTATCGCCAACGCCCTGTCGCCGTTCGTCGGCGCCGTCCAGCAGACGCCGCTGTTCGGAACAGACAGCGACTCCCTGATCCTCTCGCTGACCATCGTCATCTTCCTCATGCTCGTCATCGCCATCGGGCTGGTCGCCGAATACGGCTCCGAAAGCGGCCGCATGAGTTCGCAGTTCGACGCGTTCATGGAGTCCGTCCCCGGAATCGGCTCGGTCTACACCAGTTTCAACGAGATGAGCGACCTCCTCCTCGACTCCGACACCGACAGTTTTCAGGACGTCAAACTGGTCGAATACCCCGGCGAGGACTCCTACGTCGTCGCGTTCAAAACCGCCGAAACGCCGCAGGTCGTCGCCGAGGACACCGGTAACGAGGACATGATTACGCTGTTCATGCCGATGGCGCCGAACCCCGTCATGGGCGGGTTCGTCATCCACGTCTCTCAGGAACGCGTCGTCGACGTCGACCTCACCGTCGAGCAGGGGATTCGCTCCATCGTCACCAGCGGCGTCGTCTTCGGCGATGAATCCGACGACCTCGCCGACCTCGACGAGGAACAACTCCGCCAACTCAGCAACGTCAATACCATCGACGACATCAAAGGCTCCAACCTGGGCGAGAACCGAACTTCGGATAGCCCGACCAGCGAGGACCGATGA
- the cofG gene encoding 7,8-didemethyl-8-hydroxy-5-deazariboflavin synthase subunit CofG produces the protein MFGAEAYDREITVEDAAVERLLDVGPEDVDAAPELSFARNVFVPLTTACRYTCTYCTYYDPPGQASLLSPDEVRDICERGADAGCTEALFTFGDDPDDRYTRIHEQLEEWGHDSIHSYLREACEIALDCGLLPHSNPGDQTREQMELVADINASMGVMLETTAEVQAHGGPRSKNPGQRLNTLAVAGELGVPFTTGILVGVGEDWRDRAESLLAIRELHERYGHIQEVIIQPVVNNERWQEGSPDIDDMRRVTAMARFALPDEISVQSPPNLAPVGELLDCGVDDLGGVSPVTDDHINPDYKWPALRELEDIAEEAGVPLTERLPVHERFIEEGWLSERIEGELRGETDASRRYRERLSDGAAAKFST, from the coding sequence GTGTTCGGCGCCGAAGCCTACGACCGAGAGATAACCGTCGAGGATGCGGCCGTCGAGCGACTGCTCGATGTCGGCCCCGAGGACGTCGATGCCGCGCCGGAACTCTCCTTTGCGCGGAACGTCTTCGTCCCGCTGACGACCGCCTGCCGCTATACCTGCACGTACTGCACCTACTACGACCCGCCGGGGCAGGCCTCGCTGCTGTCACCCGACGAAGTACGGGACATCTGCGAGCGCGGCGCCGACGCCGGCTGTACCGAGGCGCTGTTTACGTTCGGCGACGACCCCGACGACCGTTATACCCGGATTCACGAGCAGTTGGAGGAGTGGGGCCACGATTCGATTCACAGCTACCTCCGGGAGGCCTGCGAAATCGCGCTTGACTGCGGCCTGCTTCCCCACTCCAACCCCGGCGACCAGACCCGCGAGCAGATGGAACTGGTCGCCGACATCAACGCTTCGATGGGCGTCATGCTCGAAACCACGGCGGAGGTGCAGGCCCACGGCGGCCCCCGAAGCAAGAATCCCGGCCAGCGGCTCAACACGCTGGCCGTGGCGGGCGAGTTGGGCGTCCCCTTCACCACGGGCATCCTCGTCGGCGTCGGCGAGGACTGGCGGGACCGCGCCGAAAGCCTGCTCGCCATCCGCGAACTCCACGAGCGGTACGGCCACATTCAGGAAGTCATCATCCAGCCTGTCGTGAACAACGAGCGCTGGCAGGAGGGGTCGCCGGATATCGACGACATGCGCCGCGTGACGGCGATGGCCCGGTTCGCCTTGCCCGACGAGATTAGCGTCCAGTCGCCGCCGAACCTCGCGCCCGTCGGTGAGTTGCTGGATTGCGGAGTCGACGATCTGGGCGGCGTCTCGCCGGTCACCGACGACCACATCAATCCCGACTACAAGTGGCCCGCCCTGCGCGAACTGGAGGATATCGCCGAGGAAGCGGGCGTCCCCCTCACCGAACGCCTGCCGGTCCACGAGCGGTTCATCGAGGAAGGGTGGCTCTCCGAGCGCATCGAAGGCGAACTCCGGGGCGAAACCGATGCTAGTCGGCGTTATCGGGAGCGACTGAGCGATGGCGCAGCGGCGAAGTTTTCTACCTAA
- a CDS encoding HalOD1 output domain-containing protein, with translation MTLLPELTAAVADAKDKEPEELEIVLEDQISTEAIRRLDDHEDDSWVLQFELPNHAVQIEGDGAIIVDGTQKRTFA, from the coding sequence GTGACGCTTCTACCTGAACTTACTGCGGCGGTTGCGGACGCGAAAGACAAGGAGCCGGAGGAGTTGGAAATCGTCCTCGAAGACCAGATCTCTACGGAGGCTATCCGGCGTTTGGACGACCATGAGGACGATTCATGGGTTCTCCAGTTCGAACTCCCGAACCATGCCGTACAAATCGAAGGGGACGGCGCTATCATCGTAGACGGTACACAGAAACGAACGTTCGCCTGA
- a CDS encoding RtcB family protein, giving the protein MTTFEAGDITLHKVRDYVWEIPPEGGMRVPARVFASEALLEEIADDKSLEQLKNTTHLPGIEKYAIAMPDAHQGYGFPVGGVAGIDAENGCISPGAVGYDINCGVRMVKTDLTYADVQGKEEELVDALFDAIPSGLGGGGVVQGDSDTMEAILDRGMDWAHEEGYAVAEDLAHCEDEGVRHDSDPDAVSKKAKDRGRNQLGSLGSGNHFLEVQRVTDVFDEDIAEAYGLRKNQVVVLIHCGSRGLGHQVCNDYLRDIEQAHSGLLSKLPDKELAAAPAGSQLAEDYYDAMCAAINFAWVNRQLLTYQTRMVFEDVFDEDWEDLGMDLLYDVSHNIAKKEVHEVGVGPEGRPVGDGEAVDREDKELFVHRKGATRAFPAGRHEVPKAYRDVGQPVIIPGSMGAGSYVLCGGEESLDISFGSTAHGAGRLMSRTQAKNEFWGGDVQDDLREQEVYVKAQSGATIAEEAPGVYKDVDEVVRVSDELGIGDKVARVYPICNIKG; this is encoded by the coding sequence ATGACTACCTTCGAAGCCGGCGATATCACGCTCCACAAGGTCCGGGATTACGTCTGGGAAATCCCGCCCGAAGGCGGCATGCGCGTCCCGGCGCGCGTCTTCGCCAGCGAGGCCCTGCTGGAGGAAATCGCCGACGACAAATCGCTCGAACAACTCAAGAACACGACCCACCTGCCGGGTATCGAGAAGTACGCCATCGCGATGCCCGACGCCCATCAGGGTTACGGCTTCCCCGTCGGCGGCGTCGCGGGCATCGACGCCGAAAACGGCTGTATTTCGCCCGGAGCGGTCGGCTACGACATCAACTGCGGCGTCCGGATGGTCAAGACGGACCTCACCTACGCCGACGTGCAGGGCAAAGAGGAGGAACTCGTCGACGCGCTGTTCGACGCCATCCCCTCGGGCCTCGGCGGCGGTGGGGTCGTACAGGGCGATTCCGATACAATGGAGGCGATTCTCGACCGCGGCATGGACTGGGCCCACGAGGAGGGCTACGCCGTCGCCGAGGACCTCGCCCACTGCGAGGACGAGGGCGTCCGCCACGATTCGGACCCCGACGCCGTCTCGAAAAAGGCCAAGGACCGCGGCCGCAATCAACTCGGCTCGCTCGGGTCGGGCAACCACTTCCTCGAAGTCCAGCGCGTGACCGACGTCTTCGACGAGGACATCGCCGAGGCCTACGGCCTCCGGAAGAACCAGGTGGTCGTCCTCATTCACTGTGGCTCCCGTGGCCTCGGCCATCAGGTCTGCAACGACTACCTCCGGGACATCGAACAGGCCCACAGCGGCCTGCTGTCGAAACTGCCTGATAAGGAACTCGCCGCCGCGCCCGCCGGCTCCCAACTCGCTGAAGACTACTACGACGCGATGTGTGCGGCCATCAACTTCGCATGGGTCAACCGCCAACTCCTCACCTACCAGACACGGATGGTCTTCGAGGACGTCTTCGACGAGGACTGGGAGGACCTCGGGATGGACCTGCTCTACGACGTGTCCCACAACATCGCCAAGAAGGAGGTCCACGAGGTCGGGGTCGGGCCGGAGGGCCGACCGGTGGGAGACGGCGAAGCCGTCGACCGCGAGGACAAGGAACTGTTCGTCCATCGCAAGGGCGCGACGCGGGCGTTCCCGGCCGGCCGCCACGAGGTGCCCAAGGCCTACCGCGACGTCGGCCAGCCGGTCATCATCCCCGGTAGCATGGGCGCCGGCTCCTACGTCCTCTGTGGCGGCGAAGAGTCGCTGGACATCTCCTTTGGTTCGACCGCCCACGGTGCCGGCCGCCTGATGAGCCGAACGCAGGCGAAAAACGAGTTCTGGGGCGGCGACGTTCAGGACGACCTCCGAGAACAGGAAGTCTACGTGAAAGCCCAAAGCGGCGCGACAATCGCCGAGGAGGCGCCGGGCGTCTACAAGGACGTCGACGAAGTCGTCCGGGTCAGCGACGAACTCGGCATCGGCGACAAGGTCGCCCGCGTCTACCCCATCTGCAATATCAAGGGCTAA
- a CDS encoding MBL fold metallo-hydrolase, whose product MRVTFLGTGAAMPTGDRVQTGLLLEDPDGSADPLLVDCGSGALHRLAETDVGYEGIGTVLLTHHHLDHVSDLMALLKARWLAGETDLEIVGPEGTQDLVEDLLGVHDYMEGRFDLTFREIGPGEHTVAGYDIEASETIHSMYCLAYRFETEDAVFTFSADTEASDAIADLADGSAVLLHDCSFPDEVDVDNHPTPTQLGETLAGHDIGRVYLTHLYPHTQGKHDEMIQAVEANFNGDVRMARDGLTIDLSKRDA is encoded by the coding sequence ATGCGCGTGACTTTCCTCGGGACGGGTGCGGCGATGCCGACCGGCGACCGGGTCCAGACCGGCCTTCTCTTGGAGGACCCCGACGGCAGCGCCGACCCCCTGCTGGTCGACTGCGGCAGCGGCGCACTCCATCGCCTCGCCGAAACCGACGTGGGCTACGAGGGCATCGGCACCGTTCTCCTGACCCACCACCACCTCGACCACGTCTCGGACCTCATGGCACTCCTGAAAGCCCGCTGGCTGGCCGGCGAGACCGACCTCGAAATCGTCGGTCCCGAAGGGACTCAAGACCTCGTCGAGGACCTGCTCGGCGTCCACGACTACATGGAGGGCCGCTTCGACCTCACCTTTCGCGAAATCGGCCCCGGCGAGCATACCGTCGCCGGCTACGATATCGAGGCCAGCGAGACGATTCACTCGATGTACTGTCTGGCCTATCGCTTCGAAACGGAGGATGCCGTCTTCACGTTCTCCGCGGACACGGAGGCCAGCGACGCGATTGCGGATCTCGCCGATGGCTCCGCGGTCCTGCTGCACGACTGCTCGTTCCCCGACGAGGTCGACGTCGACAACCACCCGACGCCGACGCAACTCGGCGAAACGCTTGCTGGCCACGACATCGGCCGCGTCTACCTGACTCACCTCTACCCGCACACGCAGGGCAAACACGACGAGATGATTCAGGCGGTCGAAGCCAACTTCAACGGCGACGTGCGAATGGCCCGCGACGGCCTGACCATCGACCTCTCGAAGCGGGATGCGTAG
- the cofH gene encoding 7,8-didemethyl-8-hydroxy-5-deazariboflavin synthase subunit CofH, with translation MDAFEASANVPREEFAFDHRPETDQSFENALAKARAGDRLDIDDGIELLTTGTDTEGIDLQRKERVLEAADRRRAEVVGEEVTFVANINNNVTTACNVGCLFCNFKDAAQRFEADYEGENAGFTKTPAESRDIVSDAVDRGVYEVTSVSGLHPAFALDEEHREILEAKTESLAEAGELNYKPPAAYETNPGTYVEQMEAMSATGAHVHSMTPEEAYHARRGTDWSYEEVFERLKDAGLDSVPGTAAEILVDEVRELICPGKVGADEWVEAMEAAASVGLDTTATIMYGHVDNEAHRAMHLDRIRDLQDETDAITEFVPLSFIHHDTPLKERGMVEDGATTDEDELMIAVSRLYLDNVDHIQSSWVKYGDTQGLKMLNCGADDFMGTILSEEITKRAGGDYGEFRSFQEYADMIRSIGRVPVERSTDYEQRRVIDDEADVGPKLGPNADGTPLLR, from the coding sequence ATGGATGCGTTCGAGGCGTCGGCGAACGTCCCCCGCGAGGAGTTCGCCTTCGACCACCGGCCCGAAACCGACCAGTCCTTTGAGAACGCCTTAGCGAAGGCGCGGGCCGGCGACCGCCTCGATATCGATGACGGCATCGAACTGCTGACGACCGGTACCGACACTGAGGGCATCGACCTCCAGCGGAAAGAGCGGGTCCTCGAAGCCGCCGACCGCCGCCGCGCCGAGGTGGTCGGCGAGGAGGTCACCTTCGTCGCCAACATCAATAACAACGTCACGACCGCCTGCAACGTCGGCTGTCTGTTCTGCAACTTCAAGGACGCCGCCCAGCGCTTCGAGGCCGACTACGAGGGCGAGAACGCGGGCTTCACGAAGACGCCCGCGGAGTCCCGCGATATCGTTTCTGACGCCGTCGACCGCGGCGTCTACGAGGTGACGTCGGTGTCGGGCCTCCATCCCGCCTTCGCCCTCGACGAGGAACACCGGGAGATACTGGAGGCCAAGACCGAGTCGCTCGCAGAGGCGGGCGAGTTGAACTACAAGCCCCCGGCAGCCTACGAAACCAACCCCGGAACCTACGTCGAGCAGATGGAAGCGATGAGCGCCACGGGTGCGCACGTCCACTCGATGACGCCGGAGGAAGCCTACCACGCCCGCCGCGGCACCGACTGGTCCTACGAGGAGGTCTTCGAGCGTCTCAAGGACGCCGGCCTCGATTCGGTGCCGGGGACGGCCGCCGAAATCCTCGTCGACGAGGTTCGGGAACTCATCTGTCCCGGCAAGGTCGGCGCCGACGAGTGGGTCGAAGCGATGGAAGCCGCCGCATCGGTCGGCCTCGATACCACGGCGACCATCATGTACGGCCACGTCGACAACGAGGCCCACCGCGCGATGCACCTCGACCGGATTCGCGACCTACAGGACGAGACCGACGCAATAACCGAGTTCGTTCCGCTCTCCTTCATCCACCACGACACGCCGCTGAAGGAGCGCGGCATGGTCGAGGACGGCGCGACGACCGACGAGGACGAGTTGATGATTGCCGTCTCGCGACTCTATCTCGACAACGTCGACCACATCCAGTCCTCGTGGGTCAAGTACGGCGACACGCAGGGTCTGAAGATGCTGAACTGCGGGGCCGACGACTTCATGGGGACGATTCTCTCCGAGGAGATTACGAAGCGCGCGGGCGGCGACTACGGCGAGTTCCGCTCCTTTCAGGAGTACGCCGACATGATTCGCTCCATCGGCCGCGTGCCCGTCGAACGGTCGACCGACTACGAACAGCGCCGCGTCATCGACGATGAGGCCGACGTCGGGCCGAAACTCGGCCCGAACGCCGACGGGACGCCTCTCCTTAGGTAG
- a CDS encoding archease — protein MSFTLREHTADIAVEATGDSLDAVFADVAAGLTAAHCESVPDPEAVDAERFPIGLQAESKEALLFDYLDELIYERDVRGVLPANHEARVHWNGDWVLEAYAHGIPLDAVAAREIKAVTYSEMELEETTEGWRAYVVFDV, from the coding sequence ATGAGTTTCACTCTCAGAGAGCACACCGCCGATATCGCCGTCGAAGCCACCGGCGACTCCCTCGATGCGGTGTTCGCCGACGTCGCTGCTGGACTCACTGCCGCCCACTGCGAGTCGGTGCCTGACCCCGAGGCTGTCGACGCCGAGCGCTTTCCCATCGGCCTGCAGGCAGAATCCAAGGAGGCGCTGCTCTTCGATTATCTGGACGAACTCATCTACGAGCGCGACGTTCGTGGGGTCCTGCCGGCCAACCACGAGGCGCGGGTCCACTGGAACGGTGACTGGGTGCTCGAAGCCTACGCCCACGGCATTCCGCTGGATGCCGTGGCCGCCCGCGAAATCAAGGCCGTCACCTACTCCGAGATGGAACTGGAGGAAACGACGGAGGGCTGGCGGGCCTACGTCGTCTTCGACGTCTGA
- a CDS encoding ATP-dependent helicase: protein MGTEGAEAEADSRRLLDSYDFAYDTESVDIDDAEAFARLDPAVREWWIEQFGAFVPDNGGFFTPPQKGAIPRIDDGTNTLVCAPTGSGKTLASFTAIINDLFDRAESEDGLDNSVYCLYISPLKSLANDIHRNLGEPLDGITEKLDDRGESVEIRHAIRHGDTSDSDRQKMLQETPHILNTTPETLAILLNSPKFKEKLETVEYVIVDEIHSLAENKRGTHLSVSLERLERLCETSPTRIGCSATVEPLDTMGEFLVGGTYDEESGEWTPREYDIVDARFVRDFDIELSCPTDDLINTPRDVVSERFYGQLDDLVADHTNTLVFTNTRSGAERVLTNLRERGDYDESNSGCHHGSMSKGERKRIEEGLKSGELDVVTTSTSLELGIDMPHVDLVVQVGSPKSVAAMLQRVGRAGHQLGQTVKGRVIALDRDELVECAVMLKKAEEGFVDRVFVPENAQDVAAQQVYGMAINGPLPEAEIRETLRSGYPYRAYDDADYESLFRYLTADYDGMEDKNVYPKVWRDDNDPPGGEYHYDEFAPGTPLVGKRGRLARVIYMTNIGTIPDSFSCDVIVRSGDEWVGQLDEEYLDTLEKGDVFVLGGSNYEYSYRRGSNVYVDRTSARATVPSWFSERLPLSYDLGREILTFQRELLTRFEDRGASAVRRWLREFPLDENTVRAITRMFEAQVDYAGIGSVSTDQRLSIEVELDREEYRRNYYVHANYGRRFNEGLSRLLAYRCAQQANTNVKVAVADHGFTLSMPLNRKVDIDGIIADIDPEDVRSDLRAALDGTDLLKRYFRINATRSLMILKRYKGHEKSASQQQVSSEMLLGFAEGKENFAVMEETYREILEDKLAVGAVETFVAGVASGNIDVAIQQVDTPTPRAFGLATLMASDVVLAEDESAVLQEFHDRVMEEIDESDETSGVSAGTD from the coding sequence ATGGGGACCGAGGGCGCCGAAGCCGAGGCCGATTCGCGTCGGCTATTGGACAGCTACGACTTCGCGTACGACACCGAGTCGGTCGACATAGACGACGCCGAGGCGTTCGCCCGCCTCGACCCGGCCGTTCGGGAGTGGTGGATCGAGCAGTTCGGCGCGTTCGTCCCCGACAACGGCGGTTTCTTCACGCCCCCGCAGAAGGGTGCGATTCCCCGCATCGACGACGGAACGAACACGCTGGTCTGTGCGCCGACGGGGTCCGGCAAGACCCTCGCGTCCTTTACCGCGATTATCAACGACCTCTTCGACCGCGCCGAGAGCGAGGACGGCCTCGACAACAGCGTCTACTGCCTCTACATCTCGCCGCTGAAATCCCTCGCCAACGACATCCACCGAAACCTCGGCGAACCGCTGGACGGCATCACAGAGAAACTCGACGACCGCGGCGAGTCGGTCGAAATCCGCCACGCTATCCGTCACGGCGACACGAGCGACAGCGACCGCCAGAAGATGCTGCAGGAGACGCCGCACATCCTCAACACGACGCCGGAAACGCTGGCCATCCTGCTCAACAGCCCGAAATTCAAGGAGAAACTGGAGACGGTCGAATACGTCATTGTCGACGAGATTCACTCGCTGGCGGAGAACAAACGCGGCACGCACCTCTCGGTGTCGCTGGAACGGCTGGAACGCCTCTGTGAGACTTCGCCGACGCGAATCGGCTGTTCGGCGACGGTCGAACCGCTCGACACGATGGGCGAGTTCCTCGTCGGCGGCACCTACGACGAGGAATCCGGCGAGTGGACGCCCCGGGAGTACGACATCGTCGACGCCCGCTTCGTCCGGGACTTCGATATCGAGTTGAGTTGTCCGACGGACGACCTCATCAATACGCCGCGAGACGTAGTTTCCGAGCGGTTCTACGGGCAACTCGACGACCTCGTGGCCGACCACACCAACACGCTGGTCTTCACGAACACGCGGTCAGGTGCCGAACGCGTCCTCACTAACCTCCGGGAGCGCGGCGACTACGACGAGTCGAACTCCGGGTGTCACCACGGGTCGATGTCGAAGGGCGAACGGAAGCGTATCGAGGAAGGTCTCAAAAGCGGCGAGTTGGACGTGGTGACGACTTCGACGTCGCTCGAACTGGGCATCGACATGCCACACGTCGATTTGGTGGTGCAGGTCGGCTCGCCGAAATCCGTCGCCGCGATGCTCCAGCGCGTGGGGCGGGCCGGCCATCAACTCGGACAGACGGTCAAGGGTCGCGTCATCGCGCTGGACCGCGACGAACTCGTCGAGTGTGCGGTCATGCTTAAAAAGGCCGAGGAGGGGTTCGTCGACCGCGTGTTCGTCCCCGAGAACGCACAGGACGTCGCCGCCCAGCAGGTCTACGGCATGGCCATCAACGGCCCGCTTCCGGAGGCCGAAATCCGGGAGACGCTGCGGAGCGGCTACCCCTACCGTGCCTACGACGACGCCGACTACGAGTCGCTGTTCCGCTATCTGACGGCCGACTACGACGGGATGGAGGACAAGAACGTCTATCCGAAGGTCTGGCGGGACGATAACGACCCACCGGGCGGGGAGTATCACTACGACGAGTTCGCCCCCGGAACGCCGCTGGTTGGCAAGCGCGGCCGCCTCGCGCGGGTCATCTATATGACCAACATCGGGACCATCCCCGACTCGTTCAGTTGCGACGTCATCGTCCGTTCGGGCGACGAGTGGGTCGGCCAACTCGACGAGGAGTACCTCGACACGCTCGAAAAGGGCGACGTGTTCGTCCTCGGCGGGTCGAACTACGAGTACAGTTATCGCCGCGGGTCGAACGTCTACGTCGACCGCACGAGCGCTCGCGCGACCGTGCCATCGTGGTTCTCCGAGCGATTGCCCCTCTCGTATGACCTCGGCCGCGAGATTCTGACCTTCCAGCGCGAACTGCTGACGCGGTTCGAAGACAGGGGTGCCTCCGCTGTCCGCCGATGGCTCCGGGAGTTCCCGCTGGACGAAAACACCGTCCGCGCTATCACGCGAATGTTCGAGGCACAGGTCGACTACGCCGGCATCGGGAGCGTCTCGACTGACCAGCGCTTGTCTATCGAAGTCGAACTCGACCGGGAGGAGTACCGGCGCAACTACTACGTCCACGCCAACTACGGCCGGCGGTTCAACGAGGGCCTCTCGCGACTGCTGGCCTATCGGTGTGCCCAACAGGCCAACACGAACGTCAAGGTGGCCGTCGCCGACCACGGATTCACCCTCTCGATGCCGCTCAACCGAAAGGTCGACATCGACGGCATCATCGCCGATATCGACCCCGAGGACGTGCGTTCGGACCTCCGGGCCGCCCTTGACGGGACCGACCTGCTCAAGCGTTACTTCCGCATCAATGCTACTCGCTCGTTGATGATTCTGAAGCGGTACAAGGGCCACGAGAAGTCCGCCAGCCAACAGCAGGTCTCCAGCGAGATGCTGCTCGGGTTCGCCGAGGGCAAGGAGAACTTCGCCGTCATGGAGGAGACCTACCGCGAGATCCTGGAGGACAAACTCGCCGTTGGCGCCGTCGAAACCTTCGTCGCGGGCGTCGCGTCGGGGAACATCGACGTGGCCATCCAGCAAGTCGACACGCCGACGCCGCGGGCCTTCGGCCTCGCGACGCTGATGGCAAGCGACGTGGTTCTGGCCGAGGATGAATCGGCCGTCCTGCAGGAGTTCCACGACCGCGTGATGGAGGAAATCGACGAGAGCGACGAAACGAGCGGCGTGAGCGCCGGCACCGACTAA
- a CDS encoding lactate racemase domain-containing protein — MTDFEVPLGDGTISVALPDCDVTVADPPGGEAIDVRGAAEAALQEPNGPKLTEYVAADDTIAIVVTDITRATPDDTLVDVLLAELQRVGVYREQVTIVVGLGLHRPMTDEELAEMLGEHADLAVNHDPEDTVEVGEIDGTPIELNRRVAMADRVLSTGMVEPHQYAGFSGGGKTVAIGAGGEPLIRYTHGPDMLSQEGVRLGRIDDNPFREAVDEAGDLCGLDFCLNVTHGPAGILDVTAGLPRLVVRGLAESAQAALSVDIDDEYDAVVAGVGSPKDANLYQATRAATYVILGANNPLRAGGRVVVPAELPEGAGEGTGEKRFYKWLSSAESAEALYGEMRSGYEPGAQRAFVVARALRDHDVYVTNSEAPDVVGDCLMHARDSVEDAIEPGSDVLVVPDALNTLLR, encoded by the coding sequence ATGACCGATTTCGAGGTCCCCCTCGGGGACGGCACGATTTCGGTCGCCCTTCCCGACTGCGACGTGACGGTCGCCGACCCGCCGGGCGGCGAGGCCATCGACGTCAGGGGGGCTGCGGAGGCGGCACTTCAGGAACCGAACGGCCCGAAACTCACCGAATACGTCGCCGCCGACGACACTATCGCCATCGTCGTCACGGATATCACTCGCGCGACGCCTGACGACACCCTTGTCGACGTCCTGCTGGCGGAACTCCAGCGCGTCGGCGTCTATCGCGAGCAGGTGACCATCGTCGTCGGACTGGGCCTCCATCGGCCGATGACCGACGAAGAACTCGCTGAGATGCTTGGCGAGCACGCTGACCTCGCCGTGAATCACGACCCTGAGGATACGGTCGAAGTCGGCGAGATTGACGGGACGCCTATCGAACTGAACCGCCGCGTCGCGATGGCCGACCGCGTGCTCTCGACAGGGATGGTCGAACCCCACCAGTACGCCGGCTTCTCCGGCGGCGGCAAGACGGTTGCCATCGGCGCCGGCGGCGAACCACTAATTCGCTACACGCACGGCCCGGATATGCTCTCACAGGAGGGCGTTCGTCTCGGGCGCATCGATGACAACCCGTTCCGCGAGGCCGTTGACGAGGCCGGAGACCTGTGTGGACTGGATTTCTGTCTAAACGTCACTCACGGACCTGCCGGTATTCTGGACGTAACCGCTGGCCTGCCGCGACTCGTCGTTCGGGGCCTCGCAGAGAGCGCTCAAGCAGCGCTGTCGGTCGACATCGACGACGAATACGACGCCGTCGTCGCTGGCGTCGGCTCGCCGAAGGACGCCAACCTCTATCAGGCGACCCGCGCGGCGACCTACGTGATTCTCGGCGCCAACAACCCGCTCCGAGCGGGGGGTCGCGTCGTCGTACCGGCCGAACTGCCGGAGGGCGCTGGCGAAGGGACCGGTGAGAAACGATTTTATAAGTGGCTCTCCAGCGCCGAAAGCGCCGAGGCGCTCTACGGAGAGATGCGTTCTGGCTACGAACCGGGCGCTCAACGCGCCTTCGTCGTCGCGCGAGCGCTCCGGGACCACGACGTCTACGTGACGAACAGCGAAGCGCCTGACGTGGTCGGGGACTGTCTCATGCACGCCCGCGATTCGGTCGAGGACGCCATCGAACCGGGAAGCGACGTCCTGGTCGTCCCCGACGCGCTGAATACGCTGCTTCGTTAG